GTCTTTCGTCAATTTCTGAGCCGGTTCTGTCGACTTCACAAATTCGCACACTTCCTTGCCGATTTGGTCGTACAGCTTATCCCAGATGTCAGAAACTGTATCGATAACGGAGAGGTCGTCCATGGCGTATTTCTTATCGACTTCGGGAACGACACGATAAACGTTCTTTTCGCCAATGTTTGCGCATGCCTGGAAATAGCCGGATCTGCCTGTGCGTGCCACCCATTCTTCCATGATGTATTTACCCCAGCCGATGATACTGTGGTCGGTTGGTGCTTTATTGGCAGAACGCATTCCCGTATTGAATGAGAGGATCTTGTAGTTGTCCTTGAATTCCTTGACCTTGTTCAAACCGGATTCCAGAACCATGATGGGGTCGTTGGACCACATGCCGCCATCGCAATAAATTTCCGTTTTACCATTCTTTTCGCGACTTACAGGATCAAAATACGTTGGGGCAGAGCAGCTCGAGAGCACAGCAAACCACTGGTCAGACATGCCATCGCCACGGTCCCAGACCTTTTCAACGCTATCGCCATTCATGAACGTTGAAGGGATAAAAATGGGCTTCTTGAATTCGTACATCTTGTAACGGAAATTCTGCTGCAAGAGCTTTTTGAGATTCGTATTGTCGTAACGATGGTAATCCGAAGAGAGAATGTTCAAAAATTGCGGTGTTTTGACCTTGGTAAAGATGGCTGGCAAATTGCATCTGTAAAGGTCGTAAAGCTGGCTTGCTGTCATGCCGGAGCAAAGACCTGCCGCAACGATAGAACCGGTTGAGGTTCCCGCAAAAGCAGCGCCTGCGTCAGCAAGATGAGAAGAAAGGTCTGCTTCCAGACGGCGCATAAACTGCAAAGGACCGATGCCAAGAGCACCACCGCCCGAAATAGCAATCGCAAGTTTCATAAAATTCTCCCTGGTAAATAGTTCTATTAAAGTTTGTCTAAAAATAATAAAATATTCTGTACAAAGAAAAAAAAGAGCGGCAAGATTTCTCTTGCCGCGTATGAGACTCCGCATTCAACTATCGCATACAAGAACTTGTGACGTTGAATGCTCCGCGCTACGAAGGCTACTTAATAGTAGCCTCCTTCGCTTGGCGGTGGACGCCCGCTTTTAAAACAAAACACCCCGTCACTCATCGTGACGGGGCGTTTTAGTAAAGGGGAGATCCCCGCCTTCGCGGGGATGACATCCATTACAGGCTGATCAACCCTTCCGTATCCTTGGACATGGCGTCGTAGAAGGCATAGCGGGCGTCCACTTCCTTCTGGAGGTCGTCGGCGAGCTTCTTGGCCACTTCCGGATTGTTACGGGTGAGCTGCTTGTAGCGGTTTTCGGTGTAGATGTATTCTGCAACCGGAATCGTCGGCTTCTTGGAGTCGAGGATAAGCGGGGCCTTTCCTTCGGCGGCGAGAGCCGGGTTGTAACGGAGCAGAGTCCAGTAACCGGAATCCACGGCCATCTTCTGGTGCTGAAGCTGGCTGTTGAGATCGAAACCGTGGTTGATGCAGGGGCAGTAGCAGATGATCAGGGACGGACCATTGTGTGCTTCTGCTTCCTGGAGAACCTTCAGGGCCTGAGCGTCGTTTGCACCGAGGGCGATACGGCCCACGTAAACGTTCTTGTAGCTCATGGCGATAAGGCCGAGGTCCTTCTTGCCAGCGCGCTTACCAGCGGCAGCGAAGAGGGCGACGGCGCCACGGTTCGTGGCCTTGGAAGCCTGTCCACCGGTGTTGGAGTACACTTCGGTATCGAGGACGCAGATGTTCACGTTTTCGCCGGTAGCCATGACGTGGTCGAGACCACCGTAACCGATGTCGTATGCCCAACCGTCACCACCGAAGATCCATACGGACTTCTTCACGAGGTAATCGGCGAATTCGTCGCGGAGGCTGACGGATGCGTCGTCGGTTGCATTGGCGAGGGCAGCCTTCAGGGCGGCAACGTTTTCACGCTGGGCCTTGATGCCGGCTTCATCGTCCTGCTTCTGGGTCGTGAGCTTTTCCTTGAGTTCTGCAGGAACGTTCACGGCTTCGAGGAGGCTGAGTGCCTGCTTGGCATGCTTCGTGATAGCGAGGCGCATACCGAGACCGAATTCGGCGTTGTCTTCGAAGAGGCTGTTGGCCCAAGCCGGACCGCGGCCTTCCTTGTTCTTTGCCCACGGTGTGGTCGGCAGGTTACCGCCGTAAATGGAGGAGCAACCCGTAGCGTTAGCGACAACCATGCGGTCGCCGAAGAGCTGAGAAACGAGACGCACGTAAGCGGTTTCGCCGCAGCCTGCGCAGGAGCCGGAGAATTCGAACAACGGTTCGAGGAGCATGGCCTGCTTGACGAGATTCTTGTTGACCTTGGTACGGTCGAATTCCGGGAGATCGACGAAGAAGTCCCAGCACTTGCCTTGCTGAACCTTGATGGGTTCCTGCGGCACCATGTTGATAGCCTTCTTGGTGGCGTCGGTCTTGTCCTTACCGATACAGGCCTGCGTACAAACGCCGCAACCTGTACAGTCGTAGCTGGACACGGAAATTGCAAATACCGGCTTTTCGGAACCTTCGAGCTTGAAGCCCTTGGCCGGAGTGAACTTGAAGCCTTCCGGAGCGTTTGCAACGGCGGATTCGTCCACAACCTTCATACGGATGGCTGCATGCGGGCAGACCATAGCGCACTTGCCGCACTGCACGCAAGCGTCCGGATTCCAGGACGGGATGTTGAGGGCGAGGTCGCGCTTTTCGTACTTGGTGGTAGCGGTCGGGAACACACCATCGCAAGGCATCTTGGAAACGGGGAGCTGTTCGCCGTTGCCCTTGATGATTTCTGCGGTGACTTCGTTCACGAACTTCGGAGCGTTGCCGTGGATCGGAGCGCGGAATTCCTTGGTGCTGGTGACAGCGGCCGGAACCTTGACTTCGAAGAGGTTAGCAAGAGAAGCATCGATAGCGTCCCAGTTCTTCTGGACGACTTCCATACCCTTCTTGGCGTAAGTCTTTTCGGCGTACTTCTTGATGTACTTGATAGCAGTTTCTGCATCGAGAACGTTACCGAGCTTGGAGAAGAAGCAGGTCTGCATCACAGTGTTGATGCGGCGGCCCATGCCGGTCTTTGCGGCAACGGCGTAAGCGTCAATGACGAACACCTTGAGGTGCTTCTTGATGATGGCTTCCTGCACCGGACGCGGGAAGGTATCCCAAACAGTGTCAGCGGAGTGCGGGGTGTTCACGAGGAACGTTGCACCGACCTTGGCATACTTGAGCATGTCGATGGATTCGAGATGCGGAGTATGGTGGCAAGCAACAAAGTCAGCTTCGTTTTCGCCAATGAGGTACGGGGCGTCGATGATGCTCTTACCAAAGCGGAGGTGAGAGGTGGTCATGGAGCCGGACTTCTTGGAGTCGTAAACGAAGTAGCCCTGAGCGTAGTTGTCGGTTTCGTTACCGATAATCTTGATGGAGTTCTTGTTGGCACCGACAGTACCGTCAGAGCCGAGACCGAAGAACATTGCCTGGAAGAAGTCGCTTTCGAGCTTGAAGTTCGGGTCGATGGTGAGACTCGTGTGGCAAACGTCGTCGTTGATACCGACTGTGAAGCGTGCCTTCGGTTCTGCCTTGGAGAGTTCGTCGAAGATGGCCTTGACCATAGCCGGCGTGAATTCCTTGGAAGAAAGACCGTAGCGGCCGCCGATCATCTTCGGCATAGCCATCTTGCCTGCCATCACGGCTTCGGAAATAGCGGTCAGGGCATCCTGGAAGAGCGGTTCGCCTGCGGAACCCGGTTCCTTGCAGCGGTCGAGGACGGCAATCTTCTTGACTGTCTTCGGGAGAGCGGCAACGACAGCTTCCATCGGGAACGGACGGTAGAGGCGGATGTTGACGAGACCGACCTTTTCGCCCTTCCCGTTGAGGTACTTGACGGTGTCACCGATGGTGCAGGTCGAAGAACCCATAGAAATGATTACGCGTTCTGCATCAGCAGCACCGACGTAGTCCACGATGTGGTACTGACGGCCAGTGTAGCTAGCAACCTTGTCCATGTACTTCTGGACAATTTCCGGAACCTTTGCATAGAACGGGTTCACGGTTTCACGACCCTGGAAGTAAACGTCCGGGTTCTGGGCGGTACCGCGCATAGTCGGGCGGTCCGGTGTGAGGCAGCGTTCGCGGCATGCCTTCACATACTTTTCGTCGATAACGTTACGGATAACGCCGTCTTCGAGAGCTTCAATCTTCATCACTTCGTGAGAAGTGCGGAAGCCGTCAAAGAAGTGCATAAACGGAACGCGGCTTTCGAGCGTAGAAGCGTGGGCCACGAGAGCGAGGTCCTGGCATTCCTGGACGCAGCTGGAGGCGAGCATTGCAAAACCCGTCTGGCGGCAAGCCATAACGTCGGAGTGGTCACCGAAAATGGAAAGGCCCTGCATAGCAAGAGCACGTGCAGTGACGTGGAAGACCGTGGGGGTCAGTTCGCCCGCAATCTTGTACATGTTCGGGATCATCAAGAGAAGACCCTGAGATGCGGTGAAGGTCGTGGTCAAAGCACCGGCCTGCAAAGCACCGTGAACGGTACCGGCAGCGCCACCTTCGGACTGCATTTCAAACACGCGGGGAACCTGTCCCCAAATATTCTTCTTGCCTGCAGCACTCCAGTTGTCGGCGTGCTCAGCCATAGGACTAGACGGTGTAATCGGGTAAATAGCAGCAACTTCGCTAACAGCAAACGCTACGCTAGCGGTGGCTTCGTTACCGTCACACGCAATCATCTTTTTTGCCATGGATATCTCCGTTTTTAGGTTTTTTCGTAAAAAATCTGATCATATACACCTTCGGCGTGCATTACACGCAAAAAGGGCAAAAATCCACGCATAAAATTAAATAAGATTACCCAAAACGGACAACCAATTTTTGAAAAAAGTTTAAAAATTAAGCAGCTTTTGGTTAATCTCGATTTCAAGTCCCGCGTAACTTTGGCCGAACTTTTGGCGAAGCGTGGTCGTAAGGCCATCGGACTTGCCCAAATACGGGTAATTCTTGCGGATTTTAAGCCACGGGGCGCGTTCGTGGATGTTCTGGATGAGCGTTTGCGCAATTTTTACTTCGGCAGGTCGGCTCGGGTCATAGAGAATCCCGACATCGGCATCGCGCTCGACACCATTTAATACAGGCGTAAAGCTATGAATACCGAGGTGGATGACCTTGAGCGGCGCTTCCTTAGGTGCATTTTTCTCATTTTTGCGCGCTCTCGCAGGAATTTCACTCGCGACAAAGTTTTCAATTTTCTCACGGTATTTTTCCCAAAGACTCATCATGTGCGATTTTACGGTATTTGGTAATCCAACAGTAAATTCAGAAAAGAACGTCTTGTTGGTCGCACTGCGGTTCATGTCGACCACGAGTCTCGAGAACCGACTAGAGCAATGGAAGTCGGGCTTTAATCGTTTTACAAGATTTGAAAATACTTTATATGCACCAATGTCGTAAGCGCGGTGGGAGGCGAGAACGTCATCGGGAATCTTGGAATCGCGGAGTGCGCGCAGGACGAAATCCGGCACAGCGTTGCTCGCATGTTCGCAGGTAATCATCAGTGCCGGAGCTTTCATTACTTTTTCTCCACGACCAGGATGTTTCCGTCGTACGTCATGACACCCAGCAAAATGCTGTGGATTAGGCGGAACTTGTCGACTTTGTAATAAGGGCCGCTTGCCATCGGGTTCGTACAATCCGGGTCTGCAACCATGAACTGCTTCTTTTCATCGAGTCCGTAAAGCACTACGAAATGCCCCATCGGCTCGCCGTGAATATCGTCAAAGACGGACTGGTCTTTTTCGTTTGTGTATTCGCGAGGGGAACGATAAAGATAGGTGGCGCTGAGGCCGCAAAGCACCGGAATGTCTCGCTTGAAATAGCTTTCGAACATGCTTGCGCGAAGGTCTGCGGTAGCGACTGTTCCGCCAAGGTCAATGAATCTGATATAGGCATCAATTGCCTTTTTGAGCTTGGGGGCGTGTTTTGCCTTGTGCAAAGCGACCAGCTTTTCGCGGAGCTCGGGCATCTTGAGCTTGCTCCACGTCGGGTCAAAAATCTTTAAATTATAAGAATAAATGGTAGCCTTGAATCCGCGCTTGAGGGCGTCGATACCAAGAAAAACGCCTAGCGTGCCACCTTCTTCCAAAAATTCGATTTCGGAAATGAGCTTTTTAAGGGGAATGTTATAGCCAAGATAAGAGTAAACAGCGTGTAGGCTAGTCGGTCCGCACGTAACATCGTCTGGCTGAGGGAGTATTTTCAAATCCATCGAGTGCCTCGTTATTAACCGTGGCGGTTTGATCATCAAATCGTCAATCCGCGCGTAAATATAGAAAAATTTATTTAGTTATCTTTTGTGTATGAGCAAGTATTTTGAGGCTTTCGTTTCTGTCTTTTTTGCAATCGCGTTTTGGGCGTGTTCGGATTCTTCGGTGGGCGCGGCGGACGAGGATTCTCGCGCAGGCATTTTCGTTGACGCTCGCGATTCGCAAAGCTACAAGACCATTGAAATTGGTGGCCTAGTCTGGATGGCTCAAAACTTGAATTATTTCGATGATTCGGACTCGCTTTACAAAAGAACGTTTTGCTATAACGATAGCACTGAATATTGCGAAAAGCAGGGACGACTTTATGCCTGGAATGTAGCGATGGTCGCTTGTCCGGAAGGTTGGAAAATCCCATCAAAAGCTGATTTTGACAACTTGGTTGAAGCTGTAGGCGGTTTTGATTTTGCTGCAGATTCATTGATGTCATTGGACTTTGTTTCAGAAATCGGTGGCGGTTACCATTTCTTAGAATACTATAATTATTTTGACGAATACGCCTACTTTTGGACGACAGACGAGGTCCGTGCAAATTACGCCCGCACTGTAATGCTCGAAAAAGACTGCTCTAGCGTATCGTACGATGAAACTTACGAAGAATTTGCCCTCTCCGTCAGATGTGTGAGGAAATGAAAATGCGACTTTGGCTCTTTACTTGTCCTGATGATTTTGCTGCTGAACATGACGATATCGAAGAAATGTTTCGCCGAGGTTTAACCCGTTTGATTCTCGACAAGCGTGGGCGCGGTGGCAATGCTCGCGCAACATTCAACGATTACGATCGATGGCTGCTTGGTCTCCCGATGGAATTGCGCGACCGCATCTGGGTGCGTGGAACGCCAGACATGGCCGAAGAGCTTGATGTTCGCGGTTGCGTCTGCGATGCGCAAAGCTTTATGGGCGAGGTTCCCGAAAGCTGGAAACGCATCAACTGCGTTGCTCTTTGCAAAAATGCGGAAGAAGCCGAAAAGCTCCCGGAATGGGTGGCGGGCGCTCTAGTCGGCCCGATTATGCAGCCGCTTTCGGCGATTGAACCTGTTGAAACGCTTGAATCTTCTTTAAGTATAAACGCAAAAGCCTCCCTCATTTTATGGGGAGGCGTCGATACGGATACGATTGACGATTTTAAGAAGTTATCGCCCGCCGGAGTCGCTTCGCTCGGTGGCGTCTGGAATTACGCCGACCCCGTGAATGCTTTTATAAAGCTTAATAGATTGGTCAATAGCATTTAGTCAATGGACATTGGTTTCTGTTAGGCGACTCTGCCGTGATTCTTTAACCAATGACTAATAACCAGTGACTAACGACTATTTTACTACGAACATTCCGTTACGCGGCTTGCCAGAAAGCCTGTTACCGAGTAAATCAAAATAGATGGGGTTGCGTTTCAGACGTAAATCCTTGCGGCTTTCGCGCATTCCTCGGTTACCAATGCTTACCGGAGGTTGTTCTACATACGGCTTGTCCGGGTCATCTACGACAATCTTGATTTTTGCAACGCTCTTGCAGCCTGTTTCGTTTGTGTACGTCACAGTGTAATAGCCACTCTTGGTGCCATCCAGATTCTTAAGCGTGTTTTCTCGGGTTGTGGACTTGAACCCGTCTGGACCTTCCCAGCTCCAAATTTTGCCATCCCACGGGTGCGGGCCAAGCTGCACTGTAGCGCCTTTTGCAACTTTCACATCAAGCGTTTCGTTCCAGCCGCCATCGCCTACTTTCACGTAAGGGATAATCTTTGTTGCGCTACATGGTCCAACAACTTTCTTGCCATCGCAAACACCGATGGAATCGGGAATGTCGATGACTTTTGCTTCAAAGTCCGGAGTGGGGAAAGCCTTCATGAGCGCTGCCGTTTCTGCTGCGGTAAGCGGGAGGATTGTACCGTGACGTGGCGTGAATGCGCCGCTTGTCTTGGTGTTCTGCACGAATTTGAATGTATTGAGGTCCGAGCTAGACGTGAACTGGTAATGCCCATTCACGTAGCAGTCGTACATCAAGACCCAGGAATTTTGGTTGATGAGCTTGAACACTCCTGCACCTTCGACAGCTTCGGTCGTCTGTTGCAATGCACCACTGCGTTTGTACCAGGTCGGGGCTTTAGTGCCGTTTTCCGAGGTTAATGTCTGCGCCTGCACCTTGCAGATGCCGCCATCGCCTTCGTTCTTGTAAAACGCGTGATAAAGCTTGTCTACTGGATTATAGACAATGTCCATGTCAATGGTCGATTTGCCGCGGTCAAAGAAATGTATCGGTTCACCTTCGAGGTCGGTAAAGTCTTCGTTGGCGTAATTGAAAAACACCTTGTCATAAGGAATGGTCCCGTCATTGGTCAACAGCGAGTAATAAACAAGTGGCCTGCCCTTGCTCCCGTCCTTGTTCACATAATTTGCGTCCCAGATGGTTTCGGGCGCCCACACGCGCGTGACGTTTGCAAAGTTCTTGCCTTTGTACTTGTCCGGAAAATGCACCGTGCTGTGTTTCCAGTTGATGAGGTCGCGGGACTTCATCAGCACCATGCCACGGTTACTAGCCCATCCTTCGGCACTCTTCATGTCTGTATTTACCATGTAGAACCAGCCATCAGGCGCACGTAGCACATGCGGATCACGGAGGCCTTTTTTGATACTCACGGAGTCGGCGGCCACGACGCGCTTGCCGTTATTCATCGGGGTGAAGTTGTATCCGTCGTTACTGAGGGCGTAATAGATGTTTTCGTTGTCGTTGGCTGGAAAATATGCAAAGAGGTAGTTGGAGTATGGTTCAAATCCGTGGATGGAAACTTTGTTCTTTACAACTTGTTTTTTATCGCTCAAATAGTCTTGCACGGTCGCCGTGAGCGTGACTTCTTTGTTTTCGCCGACAAAACGACCATTGATGTGTCCATCATGGGTGAGGAACAGCGTATCGCTGCTTTCCCAGGTGATTGCAAAGGATTCTCCGCCCAACTTTATCGTGTCGGGGAGGGTAAGGTCATTATAAAGGTCGTTGATTATGTTGCCAAGGGCCACGCTATCGACAGCTCGATAGAACGGAGTGATATCGACAATTTCATCGGCTTGAACTGTGCTAGCCAGAAATGCGCTAGTAAAGAGTACTTTGGTCCATCCCAAACGATTTTTCATAAAAACTCCAAATTTATATTCCTAATATACTTTCTGCTATGACGAAAATCACTAAATCATGGTGTGGAACCTTTGAGAAATAATCCATAGAGAAAAATAAGACTATTTTATGTTCTATGGTGTAATAAAATGAGTTGTAATATTTAGATTATTTAACGTATATTATGAATATGGAACGTTCGCGTTTAAAAATTTTAGTTGTTGATGATACCAAGACGAATATTGACGTGTTGGAAGGTATTCTGTCGAATGACTATGATGTTTGTGTTGCTCTCAATGGTAAAAAGGCGATTGAGCTTACCGAAAAAATTAAGCCAGACCTGATTTTGCTTGATGTCATGATGCCCGAAATGGATGGTTATGAGACTTTGAGGATCATGCGCGAAAAAAACATTTTGCAAGGGATTCCGGTTATTTTCCTAACTGCCAAGGCTGATAGCAAGAGCGAACAGATAGGTCTAGACCTCGGTGCTGTAGACTATATTACCAAACCGTTCAACCCGGCTCTCGTGACGCTCCGCATCAAAAACCAGCTCCAGCTAAAGCTCCAGCGCGACCACTTGCACGATCTTGTCGATGAAAAGACGGCGGACCTCCGCAGGACGCTTAAGGTCATGCTTACGAGTCTTGGTTCGCTTGCCGAATACCGCGATCCTGAGACGGGTGAGCACATCAAGCGTACACAGATTATTGTACAGCGCCTTGCGGAAGAGTTGCGTAAAAACTCAAAATTCACTGAAACGATTACACCGGAATACATTGAGAATTTAGCGACCGCAGCACCGCTCCATGATATTGGCAAGGTCGGCATTCATGACCGTATTTTGCGCAAGCCGGGAACGCTTACGCAAGATGAACGTGAAATCATGATGCAGCACCCGCAGATGGGTTACGATGTTTTGCAAGAGGCGACCAAGGAACTGCACGACAGTCCGATGGTACGTATCGCCGCTGAAATGGCTCTTGGCCACCATGAACATTGGAACGGCGAAGGTTACCCGAACCACAAGAAAAAAGACGATATTCCCATAGGGGCTCGCATCATGGCGGTTGCTGATGTTTATGATGCTCTTGTTTCGAAGCGCCCGTACAAAGATCCGTATCCGCACGAAGTGGCTGTCAAAGAAATTGTCAAGGGCCGCGGGACGCAGTTTGACCCCGATGTTGTTGATGCGTTCCTCGCCATAGCAGACCAATTGCCCGAAATTTACGAACGGTTCAAAGACACTTCTTCTTCCGAGGAATGTAAGGATTGACACCAAGTCCTATAAATGAAAAAAAGCGCCACCTCAGCTGGCGCATTTCGCTCGTTTATACCATACCGATGCTTGTCTTTACCATCGTGTTGGTCGTTGTTTTTTCGAACTTTCTAAAATCCACCTTAATTACGTCTTCGTACAGTTCTTCGGAATCTAAATTTCAGGACAAAGTTGTTGTCGATCTTGAACTGTTCTTCTCGAAATTTGAAAAGCATTTCAAGCCACTTCCACAAATTCTCCAGCATACAAAAGAATCTGAAATCAAGAAGGTGTTGAAAAAGCACCAGCAGTCATCTCCTTTTATTGTTGATGCCTATTATGGCAATAAGAATGGCAAGTATATTTCTGCAAATGATTATAAGCTCGAAGAAGGCAAAAAAGAATTTCGCATAAGAACTTGGTATTTGGAAGCTTCTCGGCACAAGGGGCTTGCTATCACGGGTCCCGAAATAAATGCAAAAGCCAAGAAGCGCGTGCTCACGTATTCATATCCGCTTTGGGAGAAAAATCGAACGTTTATGGGGGCTGTCGCCGTCGATGTCGATTTGCAAAAAGTCCGTCAGTTGATGGGGGAATTTGCTAGGACTGACGGCGGTATTACGATGCTTGTGAGTTCGGAAAACGATAGCCTGTTTACGTATTTCCCGTATGAAACCAATTTGCATAATATAGTTACGGATACTGTTGCGGGGCTTTTACACCTTGTCCAGGATGATATCCAGATTGAAAATTTGGATTCTGTGAACGTGACTCTTTTTGAAAAGACAAACGTCGAAAATCGCAAATTGATTTTTTTAGTTAAGCCGTTAAAAAATGCGCCGTTTTATGTTGTCCATGTGATTCAAAAAAACAAGGTCGTTGCGAAGGTTCAAGAAAATCTGTACGCCATTATTTTGGTTGTGTCGCTTATTGTAGTTTCGTTGATTTTCCTCACGTGGCTTATTGTGCGTTTCCTTTTCAAGTTCTTTATTCAAAAAGACTTGAACGAAAGTGTCAGTTCCAGTACGATGTTCGAGACGCTTTTGGGGAGTGATAACTTTAGACTTATCTTGACGAACGATACGTTTGATATTCTCCATGCGAGTGCCTATATTGCTGAATTTTTCAATAATGGCAATGACGTCCGTGGCGAAATTCTCTGGAAGTTCTTCCGCTCGGAGCAATTCAAAAAGTTTGTCTACAAGGTGTCGAAGGGCGGCGAAATGCATGCTAGCGAGCGCCAGATTATTATTCCGGTGCGTAGTTGCGTGGGCGAAGATGCTTGGTGGAAAGTCATTTTCCAGTTCCTTGTCGAAGACGATGGGTCAATTCGCTATTTGTTCCTGATTTCTGATGAAACGAGCGGCATCCAGAAGGATACGATTCTTGATACGATCATGCTTTCGGCAGGAAATTCGATTCTTGTGATTTTTGACAAGAACCGTAAAGTCAAGTACATGTCTAAACAGTTGGCTGATTACCTTGTTGTGGACTGGAAAGATGCGATTGGGCAACCACTAGAAAACATGCCCAAGTGCGGCATGCCCGAAGATGTTGTAGAAGCGCTCAAAAGGACGTTTAATGAGCAAGGTGTCTGGAAAGATACGTTTATGCTCCAGACGCTCAATTCGCATACAGACACTTGGTTCCGCGGAGAAGCTTGCACGCTCAAGGTGCAAGAAGCGATTGTCGGCTATATGCTCTCGATGATCGATATTTCTGAGGTTGTGGCGGCTCGTGAAATTGCTGAACATGCAACACAGGCCAAGAGTGAATTCTTGGCAAATATGAGTCATGAAATCCGCACACCGATGAATGCCATCATCGGTATGGCTCACTTGATTCAGGAAACGAAACTGGATGAGCGACAGCTTGGATTTATCGAACGCATTAGCCATGCGGCAACATCGCTGCTCGGTATTATCAATAACATTCTCGATTTCTCGAAAATCGAAGCGAATAAGCAAGATTTGGAAATCACGCAACTTGTGCTGCAAGATATTATTGGTGAAGTTGCTGCCCTTGCCGAAGTGCGCATCGCCGGGCGCCCAATAGAATTGATTGTCGATGTAGACCC
This is a stretch of genomic DNA from Fibrobacter sp. UWB13. It encodes these proteins:
- a CDS encoding N-formylglutamate amidohydrolase; this translates as MKAPALMITCEHASNAVPDFVLRALRDSKIPDDVLASHRAYDIGAYKVFSNLVKRLKPDFHCSSRFSRLVVDMNRSATNKTFFSEFTVGLPNTVKSHMMSLWEKYREKIENFVASEIPARARKNEKNAPKEAPLKVIHLGIHSFTPVLNGVERDADVGILYDPSRPAEVKIAQTLIQNIHERAPWLKIRKNYPYLGKSDGLTTTLRQKFGQSYAGLEIEINQKLLNF
- a CDS encoding peptidase-C39 like family protein — encoded protein: MDLKILPQPDDVTCGPTSLHAVYSYLGYNIPLKKLISEIEFLEEGGTLGVFLGIDALKRGFKATIYSYNLKIFDPTWSKLKMPELREKLVALHKAKHAPKLKKAIDAYIRFIDLGGTVATADLRASMFESYFKRDIPVLCGLSATYLYRSPREYTNEKDQSVFDDIHGEPMGHFVVLYGLDEKKQFMVADPDCTNPMASGPYYKVDKFRLIHSILLGVMTYDGNILVVEKK
- a CDS encoding glycoside hydrolase family 43 protein, with the protein product MKNRLGWTKVLFTSAFLASTVQADEIVDITPFYRAVDSVALGNIINDLYNDLTLPDTIKLGGESFAITWESSDTLFLTHDGHINGRFVGENKEVTLTATVQDYLSDKKQVVKNKVSIHGFEPYSNYLFAYFPANDNENIYYALSNDGYNFTPMNNGKRVVAADSVSIKKGLRDPHVLRAPDGWFYMVNTDMKSAEGWASNRGMVLMKSRDLINWKHSTVHFPDKYKGKNFANVTRVWAPETIWDANYVNKDGSKGRPLVYYSLLTNDGTIPYDKVFFNYANEDFTDLEGEPIHFFDRGKSTIDMDIVYNPVDKLYHAFYKNEGDGGICKVQAQTLTSENGTKAPTWYKRSGALQQTTEAVEGAGVFKLINQNSWVLMYDCYVNGHYQFTSSSDLNTFKFVQNTKTSGAFTPRHGTILPLTAAETAALMKAFPTPDFEAKVIDIPDSIGVCDGKKVVGPCSATKIIPYVKVGDGGWNETLDVKVAKGATVQLGPHPWDGKIWSWEGPDGFKSTTRENTLKNLDGTKSGYYTVTYTNETGCKSVAKIKIVVDDPDKPYVEQPPVSIGNRGMRESRKDLRLKRNPIYFDLLGNRLSGKPRNGMFVVK
- a CDS encoding FISUMP domain-containing protein, yielding MSKYFEAFVSVFFAIAFWACSDSSVGAADEDSRAGIFVDARDSQSYKTIEIGGLVWMAQNLNYFDDSDSLYKRTFCYNDSTEYCEKQGRLYAWNVAMVACPEGWKIPSKADFDNLVEAVGGFDFAADSLMSLDFVSEIGGGYHFLEYYNYFDEYAYFWTTDEVRANYARTVMLEKDCSSVSYDETYEEFALSVRCVRK
- the nifJ gene encoding pyruvate:ferredoxin (flavodoxin) oxidoreductase; translated protein: MAKKMIACDGNEATASVAFAVSEVAAIYPITPSSPMAEHADNWSAAGKKNIWGQVPRVFEMQSEGGAAGTVHGALQAGALTTTFTASQGLLLMIPNMYKIAGELTPTVFHVTARALAMQGLSIFGDHSDVMACRQTGFAMLASSCVQECQDLALVAHASTLESRVPFMHFFDGFRTSHEVMKIEALEDGVIRNVIDEKYVKACRERCLTPDRPTMRGTAQNPDVYFQGRETVNPFYAKVPEIVQKYMDKVASYTGRQYHIVDYVGAADAERVIISMGSSTCTIGDTVKYLNGKGEKVGLVNIRLYRPFPMEAVVAALPKTVKKIAVLDRCKEPGSAGEPLFQDALTAISEAVMAGKMAMPKMIGGRYGLSSKEFTPAMVKAIFDELSKAEPKARFTVGINDDVCHTSLTIDPNFKLESDFFQAMFFGLGSDGTVGANKNSIKIIGNETDNYAQGYFVYDSKKSGSMTTSHLRFGKSIIDAPYLIGENEADFVACHHTPHLESIDMLKYAKVGATFLVNTPHSADTVWDTFPRPVQEAIIKKHLKVFVIDAYAVAAKTGMGRRINTVMQTCFFSKLGNVLDAETAIKYIKKYAEKTYAKKGMEVVQKNWDAIDASLANLFEVKVPAAVTSTKEFRAPIHGNAPKFVNEVTAEIIKGNGEQLPVSKMPCDGVFPTATTKYEKRDLALNIPSWNPDACVQCGKCAMVCPHAAIRMKVVDESAVANAPEGFKFTPAKGFKLEGSEKPVFAISVSSYDCTGCGVCTQACIGKDKTDATKKAINMVPQEPIKVQQGKCWDFFVDLPEFDRTKVNKNLVKQAMLLEPLFEFSGSCAGCGETAYVRLVSQLFGDRMVVANATGCSSIYGGNLPTTPWAKNKEGRGPAWANSLFEDNAEFGLGMRLAITKHAKQALSLLEAVNVPAELKEKLTTQKQDDEAGIKAQRENVAALKAALANATDDASVSLRDEFADYLVKKSVWIFGGDGWAYDIGYGGLDHVMATGENVNICVLDTEVYSNTGGQASKATNRGAVALFAAAGKRAGKKDLGLIAMSYKNVYVGRIALGANDAQALKVLQEAEAHNGPSLIICYCPCINHGFDLNSQLQHQKMAVDSGYWTLLRYNPALAAEGKAPLILDSKKPTIPVAEYIYTENRYKQLTRNNPEVAKKLADDLQKEVDARYAFYDAMSKDTEGLISL
- a CDS encoding patatin-like phospholipase family protein; this translates as MKLAIAISGGGALGIGPLQFMRRLEADLSSHLADAGAAFAGTSTGSIVAAGLCSGMTASQLYDLYRCNLPAIFTKVKTPQFLNILSSDYHRYDNTNLKKLLQQNFRYKMYEFKKPIFIPSTFMNGDSVEKVWDRGDGMSDQWFAVLSSCSAPTYFDPVSREKNGKTEIYCDGGMWSNDPIMVLESGLNKVKEFKDNYKILSFNTGMRSANKAPTDHSIIGWGKYIMEEWVARTGRSGYFQACANIGEKNVYRVVPEVDKKYAMDDLSVIDTVSDIWDKLYDQIGKEVCEFVKSTEPAQKLTKD